In Aedes albopictus strain Foshan chromosome 3, AalbF5, whole genome shotgun sequence, the genomic window AGCAGGGCCAAGGTAAGCATAGAATTGTAAGCTAAAAAGCAGACTCAATCCCGACATACCGATAAGAATAAGAAGTTGCGAAGTCCTTGAATGCTGCCATCTACATTATCAAAACGATGTGGACTGTATCATACTTACTACTTCTAGATTTAATGAAACATTTGAGAGTTTGAGACTATCTATCACCTCGAAAGAAACCCCCATTTACGGTAAGCATCTCGAAATTGTATTATATTTGATCTAAGCGATAGGAAGCTCATATTACTTTCAAGTATAAAATTGATGACGGCTCTTAGAGTTTTCGCAGTTTCAAACAATTACGATAACGCTATCATGGCTACTCGACAGTTGATTGCTTTTATAATTGTAGGCACCCTGTCAGCTTATAACCATCGCTCCACTGCACAATCTACTGGAGAGGCTCGTCAGTACAAAACATGTTCCGAAGCACCAGCTCAATCTGCCGTGTACACCATTGTCCTGCACAACGGATTCGCACCGTTTCAAGCCTTCTGTGAACAGCAAAAATACGGCGGAGGATGGTTGGTACTGAAGAACCGTTACGATGGATCGGTTAGTTTCAACCGAAGTTGGGATGAATACAGGAACGGCTTTGGAAACACCGAGCAGGAATACTGGTTGGGACTGGAGAAAATTCACCAAGTTACGGCGGATCAGGAACACGAGCTGCTGATTGTCATTGAGAACTTCACGGATTTCTCGGCACATGAGATCTATGCGGGTTTCCGGGTAGAAAATGAAGCCACCAATTATACTCTGCGGTTGTCCAACGTGGAAAACTCGTACCACGGCACGGCACGGGATTCTTTCTGGGTTTATCGGAACGAGCAGTTCAGTACCTACGATCGGATCAATGACAAATCGATTCTGGATTGCTCGATCCTGGCTGGAAGTGGACACTGGCATTATGACTGTGGAACTGGTTACAAGAGGTATGGACTATTTATGAATTTAATAACTAATGGTATGTTATTTAGCTGAACGTTGCATTTGTAGTAGTAACTTGAACGGAGAATACAGCAGAACCACCCTTGGTGGACGTCGAGGTATATGGTGGGGCGCTTTCGGTGGACAGCAGTTTCCTTTGCGAAAAACCAGAATGATGATAAGAGTtggtgagaattcttgaaagtagTGTTAATTTACAATTAATTTTTGGATCGAAAAATGCATTGAAATATATATAAACATACGTTTCAAAGGAGCTGGAAAGAAAACTACAATTAAGTTTAAACATCTTAGAATCCAGTTTcaagtattatgtttccagttcaaagccgaattagcgacattttttctttgacttccgctgcttttggcTTGCGTtaaaccgaagacggctaataacaagacagacagctcccaccccgtagcaggcgacatggttgaaacgccctcaacgattcacaggaacattaaaacatgattgtgtgcgtatGCATGCTTATACGTACATGGAAATTGTAGCATCACACGCACACTCATTtgtgatgttgttccctgaagtcgttcgcggcgctagtgtgcttgtagctcccaaagtatatggagaagaaggtagatgtctgtcttgttattagtcgtcttcggttaaacacaatgtcggaagtggggcgctgtattgtacacctggtgctctatacagcgccccacttccgacattgtgtttaacgcaaggcaaaagcaggggaagtcaaagaaaaaatgtcgctaattcggttttgaactggaaacataatatataTACAAAATTCAGACGCACAATGTTGTAACAAAGCGTAAGGAATCTTTGATAAGGCGTCAGAGGGGTGAGGCGACAGTGCATAGATTATCTGATATATTTTATTGAATAAGGTCTTATTTTGACTGCAGGAGAGTAACGCCCACCGTACTGCTAAAATAGTAATAATTTCAAACGCCCAAATGCTAAAGTATATCGAAGTGCATGACTACTCAGCGTACCCAAAGAAATATTAAAGTTATCCTGAATTCGTATTGGTTACTTTAAAAACTATTTCTCCAAACAGCATTCACTTTCTTGTTCGGATTACGTTTACACCAGTACAACTCGAGCAAGTCTTATCTCATGACGCGCAAGTGTGCTACATCATAAATATCAGGATCCAGCAGTTCGGATACCCGTTGCTTGCTATTTCCACAAGAGGCGCATCCTGAGGCATCAGATCTGACCGTCAGAAACGATTCCCCAAACTGTATAAAATAATCCCGATTGTAGCACACCACGATTCAATTATCCTAGTTTCACCGGTCTGTGTACACAACTGAGCGAACTGTGCTCTACTAGAACTACCTAGTACCAAAGTAGAGCTGCACGAACGAAATGCATTAGTGCACCTTCAGGATATGTGGCATGTAGAGAAAACCGGCATCCTTCTTTCTCACGACGATGACGGCAACgtcatcccaggaggaatcacgaTTACGACGAGCCGTGAAAAAGACTTTTTACCAGTACGCTTTAGCTCTTGAAAGGAAGATTTCCCTACTATCGTCGCAATTCTGGGACAACGTCCCGCCCACATGCAATTCACACTTGTACGAAAGCTTATAAATTTCGGTATCGGTGCAGGAATTATTTCCTAGAAAGCCGGGCCTCCCGGCAACAATCAAGTAACGAATGTGCAATTTTTGATTTATGTACTTTCTCCGGCAGCGACAGGAAGCAACCAAGCCAAGTCCAACAGTTGCAATATTAGGCACCCTGATTTCTTTTTTTTACCAAATTGGAAGAATCGGCTAGTGCTTCCGATCGGGGATTAGAGCCCTAATAAGATTACGTGTAAGTGCACCTACTACAAACGGCAACCAAGGGTACGACAGAGCCTTGCCTTTGTCAGTGGCGGGTCGAACTTGTCTCCGAAAGTGTATTGGCACTTGTGATAAGAGGACAACGAAGAGGTACGAAATAAAATTGGACAATATCGGTTATAAAGTGCTTTGTTGACAATAGCTCAATAGCAGGCAGCCTTTAGGCAGCCAATGATAATAGCTTAAGCTGCCTTCGTTTCATTGTCCTATTTTTTGTTCACTTTATTGGCTaagttgatgattttgtggctatatcggtctctttctactcatagtataagggagtagagatcaaagtggataatgaaatgatagatatgatagaattcgctaggtagcgaacaagtgtgaaaatttttatagaaggtgaaattaggcaagtaggccatgtattgaacgaatacatcgaatgcgtgaaacttctgccgtgcgacctgtgcttttaaacagatcggcttggttggtagttttcataccaccttaccaagactggcaaaagtttcaggcacccgactgcctaatgtattgttctgttttcatcacaaattctatcgatcggtagctttttcggaattcgcactccgttcataggggtatgcctatatcgcggcgtgttcttcttattagctttttcgatcttataggatagaacacttttcttttttgagccaaacttttcatatcatatgctgatttatcgaccgtattctattaataacttgatgattttgtggctatatcggtctctttctactcatagtataagggagtagagatcaaagtggataatgaaatgatagatatgatagaattcactaggtagcgaacaagtgtgaaaatttttat contains:
- the LOC109410574 gene encoding angiopoietin-related protein 6-like isoform X1, producing the protein MATRQLIAFIIVGTLSAYNHRSTAQSTGEARQYKTCSEAPAQSAVYTIVLHNGFAPFQAFCEQQKYGGGWLVLKNRYDGSVSFNRSWDEYRNGFGNTEQEYWLGLEKIHQVTADQEHELLIVIENFTDFSAHEIYAGFRVENEATNYTLRLSNVENSYHGTARDSFWVYRNEQFSTYDRINDKSILDCSILAGSGHWHYDCGTGYKSSNLNGEYSRTTLGGRRGIWWGAFGGQQFPLRKTRMMIRVGENS
- the LOC109410574 gene encoding ficolin-3-like isoform X2, whose translation is MATRQLIAFIIVGTLSAYNHRSTAQSTGEARQYKTCSEAPAQSAVYTIVLHNGFAPFQAFCEQQKYGGGWLVLKNRYDGSVSFNRSWDEYRNGFGNTEQEYWLGLEKIHQVTADQEHELLIVIENFTDFSAHEIYAGFRVENEATNYTLRLSNVENSYHGTARDSFWVYRNEQFSTYDRINDKSILDCSILAGSGHWHYDCGTGYKSNLNGEYSRTTLGGRRGIWWGAFGGQQFPLRKTRMMIRVGENS